In Oncorhynchus masou masou isolate Uvic2021 chromosome 10, UVic_Omas_1.1, whole genome shotgun sequence, a single genomic region encodes these proteins:
- the lss gene encoding lanosterol synthase, with the protein MMTEGTCLRRRGGPYKTEPATDLTRWRLSNTEGRQTWRYVEDQDTSDREQTMLEAHSLGLDTSKFIPGSPSVHTAVESALKGMAFYSQLQAEDGHWAGDYGGPLFLLPGLLITCHITQIPLPEAWKKEMVRYLRSVQLADGGWGLHIEDKSTVFGTSLSYTTLRILGVGPDDPDMVRARNNLHSKGGSLGIPSWGKFWLAILNVYSWEGMNTLLPEMWLFPTWFPAHPSTLWCHCRQVYLPMSYCYALRFAAKEDPLVLSLRQELYVQDYATINWPGQRNNVAPCDMYTPHSTLLTVAYMVMNVYEAHHSSSLRGRAVKELYDHIQADDRFTKCISIGPISKTINMLVRWQVDGPSSAAFQEHVSRIPDYLWLGLDGMKMQGTNGSQLWDTAFAAQAFLEAGAQDSPRLEECLKHAHQFLTITQIPDNPPEYQKYYRQMNKGGFPFSTRDCGWIVADCTAEGLKSVMLLQEHCPFISQHVPSERLCDSVNVLLSMRNGDGGFATYETKRGGRLLELLNPSEVFGDIMIDYTYVECTSAVMQALRHFQQVYPEYRTEEIRSTLREGLEYCRRVQRPDGSWEGSWGVCFTYGVWFGLEAFACMGHTYHDGGGVCKEVQSACDFLVAHQMEDGGWGEDFESCEQRRYVQSANSQIHNTCWALLGLMAARYPDAQVIERGIQLLVDKQLPNGDWPQENISGVFNKSCAISYTSYRNVFTVWTLGRFFNLFPSSPLAGKVKL; encoded by the exons ATGATGACCGAGGGAAC ATGCCTTCGTAGAAGGGGGGGGCCGTACAAGACGGAGCCAGCGACAGACCTGACCCGCTGGAGGCTCAGTAACACAGAGGGCAGGCAGACATGGCGCTATGTAGAGGATCAAGACACATCAGACAGGGAGCAGACTATGCTTGAAGCCCATTCACTTGGTTTGGATACG AGTAAATTCATCCCTGGCTCTCCCTCAGTCCACACTGCAGTGGAGTCAGCCCTGAAGGGCATGGCATTCTACAGCCAGCTCCAGGCAGAAGATGGCCACTGGGCAGGAGACTACGGAGGACCCCTCTTCCTGCTACCAG GTCTCCTGATCACCTGTCACATAACCCAGATCCCTCTCCCTGAGGCCTGGAAGAAGGAGATGGTGAGATACCTGCGCTCTGTCCAGCTGGCTGATGGAGGCTGGGGCCT ACACATTGAAGACAAGTCCACAGTGTTTGGCACGtccctcagctacaccaccctgAGGATTCTGGGAGTGGGACCGGATGACCCGGATATGGTTAGGGCCAGGAACAACCTGCACAGCAAAG GAGGCTCGCTTGGCATCCCCTCCTGGGGTAAATTCTGGTTGGCCATCCTCAATGTGTACAGCTGGGAAGGAATGAACACGCTCCTCCCGGAGATGTG GCTGTTCCCTACCTGGTTCCCTGCTCACCCATCCACTCTCTGGTGCCACTGTCGCCAGGTCTACCTCCCTATGAGCTACTGCTACGCTCTCAGGTTTGCTGCCAAGGAGGACCCCCTGGTGCTCAGCCTCAGACAG GAGCTGTATGTCCAGGACTATGCCACCATCAACTGGCCTGGTCAGCGGAACAATGTGGCACCATGTGACATGTACACACCACACAGCACGCTACTCACCGTGGCTTACA TGGTCATGAACGTGTATGAGGCCCACCACAGCAGTAGTCTACGAGGAAGAGCGGTCAAAGAGCTGTACGACCACATACAGGCTGACGACCGTTTCACCAAGTGCATCAGCATCGGCCCA ATCTCCAAAACGATCAACATGCTGGTGCGCTGGCAAGTGGACGGACCCTCTTCCGCTGCCTTCCAGGAGCACGTGTCCAGGATCCCAGACTACCTCTG GCTGGGATTGGATGGTATGAAAATGCAG GGAACCAATGGATCACAGCTATGGGACACGGCTTTCGCAGCTCAGGCGTTCCTAGAA GCAGGGGCTCAGGACAGCCCCAGGTTAGAAGAGTGTCTTAAACACGCTCACCAGTTCCTCACCATCACACAG ATACCAGACAACCCCCCAGAATACCAGAAATACTACAGACAGATGAACAAG GGAGGGTTCCCCTTCAGCACGCGGGACTGTGGCTGGATCGTGGCCGACTGCACGGCAGAGGGCCTAAAGTCAGTGATGCTTCTGCAGGAACACTGTCCCTTCATCAGTCAGCACGTCCCCTCAGAGCGCCTGTGTGACTCCGTCAATGTG TTGCTAAGCATGAGAAACGGAGACGGCGGTTTTGCCACTTATGAGACCAAGCGAGGAgggagactgttggagctactcaACCCCTCAGAGGTGTTTG GTGACATCATGATAGACTACACCTATGTGGAGTGCACCTCAGCAGTCATGCAGGCTCTGAGACACTTCCAGCAGGTGTACCCTGAATACCGGACAGAGGAGATcag GTCCACTCTGAGAGAAGGATTGGAGTACTGCCGGAGGGTGCAGAGGCCCGATGGGTCATGGGAAGG ATCCTGGGGAGTGTGCTTCACCTATGGGGTCTGGTTCGGCTTGGAGGCCTTTGCCTGCATGGGTCATACCTACCATGATGG cgGTGGTGTGTGTAAGGAGGTGCAGAGTGCCTGTGACTTCCTGGTGGCCCACCAGATGGAGGATGGGGGCTGGGGTGAGGACTTTGAGTCCTGTGAGCAGCGTCGCTACGTGCAGAGTGCTAACTCCCAGATCCACAACACCTGCTGGGCCCTGCTGGGCCTCATGGCTGCTAG GTACCCAGATGCACAGGTGATTGAGAGAGGAATACAGCTGTTGGTTGACAAGCAGCTGCCCAATGGAGACTGGCCACAG GAAAACATCTCGGGAGTATTCAATAAGAGCTGTGCCATCAGCTACACTTCCTACAGGAACGTCTTCACCGTGTGGACGCTGGGACGCTTCTTTAACCTCTTCCCCTCCAGCCCTCTGGCCGGGAAGGTGAAGCTGTGA